A portion of the Oncorhynchus masou masou isolate Uvic2021 chromosome 11, UVic_Omas_1.1, whole genome shotgun sequence genome contains these proteins:
- the LOC135548046 gene encoding transcription factor Jun-like, translating to MAAKMETPFYHDESLGVPHNFGQHHADYQRYQSHKMMSKKVAHNFSGGSHSSSGLKLSQSQPGSNCNINPNNLGGINSNTNSSLMPGGLSDMNLLKLASPDLEHLIIQSNQGLVTTSPVPNPNGGNPFMYRNNATNEQEGFADGFVKALADLHKQNQLVGAPVSPSSSMQGPYQRNIMSAGDLPIYTNLSSYNPNHPSHISSSYPGGQMPGGYPCHGPHGPGGQGPHHPHNRGLDAPQTVPEIRHPSGDPTSSPPSLSPIDLETQERIKAERKKLRNRIAASKCRKRKLERISRLEEKVKVLKTQNCDLTSTASVLREQVAQLKQKVMNHVTNGCQIAVSSEALQSKSTGERESTSC from the coding sequence ATGGCGGCTAAAATGGAAACTCCTTTCTACCATGACGAGTCCCTAGGTGTTCCTCACAACTTCGGACAACACCATGCCGATTACCAACGTTACCAGAGCCACAAGATGATGAGTAAGAAGGTGGCACATAACTTCTCAGGCGGTTCCCACAGCAGCTCTGGCCTGAAACTGTCACAAAGCCAGCCGGGGAGTAACTGTAATATCAATCCTAATAATCTGGGAGGGATTAACAGCAACACAAACAGCTCCTTAATGCCCGGCGGCTTGTCAGATATGAACCTTCTGAAGCTAGCCTCCCCTGACCTCGAGCACCTCATCATCCAGTCTAACCAGGGCTTGGTGACGACATCTCCTGTCCCCAACCCTAACGGAGGTAACCCTTTCATGTACCGGAACAACGCCACTAACGAACAGGAGGGTTTTGCCGATGGGTTCGTCAAAGCCCTGGCGGATCTTCATAAACAGAACCAGCTGGTTGGAGCTCCCGTGTCCCCTTCCTCCTCTATGCAAGGCCCCTACCAGAGGAACATCATGTCTGCAGGAGACCTGCCCATCTATACCAACCTCAGCAGCTACAACCCGAACCACCCCAGCCATATATCATCATCCTACCCAGGGGGCCAGATGCCCGGCGGCTACCCATGCCACGGCCCCCACGGACCCGGAGGCCAGGGACCCCACCATCCTCACAACAGGGGGTTGGACGCCCCTCAGACTGTCCCAGAGATACGTCACCCTTCCGGGgaccccacctcctcccctccctcgctctctcccattGACCTGGAGACCCAGGAGAGGATCAAGGCCGAGAGGAAGAAACTACGTAACCGGATCGCGGCGTCTAAGTGTCGTAAAAGGAAGCTGGAGCGGATCTCCAGGCTCGAGGAGAAGGTGAAGGTTCTGAAGACCCAGAACTGTGACCTGACCTCCACCGCCTCGGTACTGAGGGAACAGGTGGCCCAGCTCAAACAGAAAGTCATGAATCACGTCACCAACGGCTGCCAAATTGCAGTAAGCTCAGAAGCCCTACAGTCCAAGAGCaccggggagagggagagcaccaGCTGCTGA